In a genomic window of Desulforegulaceae bacterium:
- a CDS encoding outer membrane beta-barrel protein, whose translation MKKIFSLSIMFIFIIASTCFADSKIKQRQAYVGLNAGMLSYEENNFPDIEFPVLVAKAGYFIIDYIAIEGRFGFGIGDDTVTVKYSNGSYVKGTFELDVKGTFELDRVYGAYLSGYIPLKDVASIYAIAGYSKAKASAKAEVKSTYYNEHIYLEVSDTESDFSYGVGLDFYVDKFCVNVEYMNYMDKDDFEISVISAGIKYNF comes from the coding sequence ATGAAAAAGATTTTTAGTTTATCAATTATGTTTATTTTTATTATTGCATCAACTTGTTTTGCTGATAGCAAAATTAAACAAAGACAGGCATATGTTGGACTTAATGCAGGTATGCTGAGTTATGAAGAAAATAATTTCCCTGATATTGAATTCCCAGTTTTGGTTGCAAAGGCTGGTTATTTTATAATTGATTATATTGCAATTGAGGGACGTTTTGGTTTTGGAATTGGAGACGATACAGTCACCGTAAAGTACTCTAATGGAAGTTACGTTAAAGGGACTTTTGAGTTAGACGTTAAAGGGACTTTTGAGTTAGACAGAGTTTATGGAGCTTATCTCAGCGGTTACATTCCTCTTAAAGATGTAGCCTCTATATATGCAATTGCTGGGTATTCTAAAGCAAAAGCAAGTGCGAAAGCAGAGGTAAAAAGCACATATTATAATGAACATATATATTTAGAAGTTTCAGATACAGAATCCGATTTTTCATACGGAGTAGGACTTGACTTTTATGTTGATAAATTCTGCGTTAATGTTGAATACATGAATTATATGGATAAAGACGATTTTGAAATTTCTGTAATCAGTGCAGGAATAAAGTATAATTTTTAA
- the cas2 gene encoding CRISPR-associated endonuclease Cas2 — MFYLICFDIVDDKKRYRAVKILKKYSIRVQKSVFEAYNLSDYKLQKLRSDISEVIDHNTDSIRYYPLCRACRTFIKQDGIGPEPVRAPWVVV, encoded by the coding sequence ATGTTTTACCTTATTTGTTTTGACATAGTTGATGATAAAAAAAGATATAGAGCTGTTAAAATACTTAAAAAATATTCTATCCGAGTTCAGAAATCAGTATTTGAAGCCTATAATTTAAGTGATTATAAGCTTCAAAAGCTTCGTTCTGATATTTCAGAAGTAATTGATCATAATACTGATTCTATAAGATATTATCCACTTTGCAGGGCTTGCAGAACTTTTATAAAACAGGACGGAATCGGGCCTGAGCCTGTTCGGGCTCCCTGGGTTGTTGTTTAA
- the cas1 gene encoding CRISPR-associated endonuclease Cas1, whose translation MESVYIMEPGSFIRKKGGELSIVKNGSVLNSIPSSNIKRVVLAKGVSLTSAVLDYLVDNKIETVFLTRNGKFRARISTDENSKVELRKKQYFLLSDPVYSKKFACAAVNGKIKNMSNLMALRGRDYKDRQLSEAGLALKSFKPVYTDSFDRIRGLEGAASALYFRMFKKMIKNKGFYFKKRSKRPPLDPINAMLSYIYTILLSEVLTAIQIKGLDPYLGSLHEILYSRPSLACDLVEEYRAPVADRFVLELVNRKIVKKDDFVFREKKDAYSDEKDMVLNRPVEMKPKFRNKFIESYEYMMNTGLFYPPENKKLEIRKIISRQISQFIESLENKTTYKPFEWKR comes from the coding sequence ATGGAATCAGTCTACATAATGGAGCCAGGCTCATTTATAAGAAAAAAAGGTGGCGAGCTTTCTATTGTAAAAAACGGCTCTGTTTTAAATTCAATCCCTTCTTCCAATATAAAAAGAGTTGTCCTTGCCAAAGGAGTGTCTCTTACTTCAGCTGTTCTTGATTATTTGGTTGATAACAAAATTGAAACTGTATTTTTAACAAGAAATGGTAAATTTCGTGCAAGAATTTCAACAGATGAAAATTCAAAGGTTGAACTTAGAAAAAAACAGTATTTTTTGTTGTCTGATCCTGTTTATTCAAAAAAATTTGCCTGTGCTGCAGTAAACGGAAAAATTAAAAACATGTCAAATCTCATGGCCTTAAGAGGAAGAGATTATAAGGACAGACAGCTTTCTGAAGCAGGACTTGCTCTCAAAAGTTTTAAACCAGTTTATACAGATTCTTTTGATAGAATAAGAGGACTTGAAGGAGCAGCATCAGCATTATATTTCAGAATGTTTAAAAAAATGATTAAAAATAAAGGTTTTTATTTTAAAAAAAGAAGCAAAAGGCCTCCTCTTGATCCTATAAACGCAATGCTTTCATACATTTATACAATCCTTTTATCTGAAGTTTTAACTGCTATCCAGATCAAGGGATTAGATCCTTATCTTGGATCTTTGCATGAAATTTTGTATTCAAGACCGTCTCTTGCCTGCGATCTTGTTGAAGAATATAGAGCCCCGGTTGCAGATAGATTTGTGCTTGAGCTTGTTAACAGAAAAATAGTTAAAAAAGATGATTTTGTATTCAGAGAAAAAAAAGACGCATACTCAGATGAAAAAGATATGGTTTTAAATCGTCCTGTTGAAATGAAGCCTAAATTTAGAAATAAATTCATAGAATCATACGAATATATGATGAATACAGGACTTTTTTACCCACCGGAAAATAAAAAACTAGAAATTAGAAAGATAATTTCAAGGCAAATTTCACAATTTATTGAATCCCTTGAAAATAAAACAACTTACAAGCCTTTTGAATGGAAAAGATAA
- a CDS encoding CRISPR-associated primase-polymerase type A1 gives MASTNAKKILLKNADYTLLSKKLENKIIEGGDKKEIERILKNNSILSDLDEEMLIKWSELARMNCSIDAAEKIYNFTHNKFPKNFTAFENHIEMLSILNEKEKLLKITALAKQNGFKTTSAFFQIEEKTNEIEQSFYPLENLRKNQELIKYYFSLFKGRTDVFARQWHSKEKQQQGYVPVRQILTEDEIESHISGRESLGIYILNSDNSVNLGVIDIDLTKEVRSQNKRKLIGKINQESQWMVKRIKEISGKYGLNPLLEFSGGKGYHFWYFFKNSPKAGIVKKLLESITSEIKNDLTYFNLEVFPKQDYLSGKGLGNLVKLPLGIHKKTGKKSYFPECKKRETQSQLEFLKKYSPQEIGNLNIKESKAEVKDFPLKKNSEFPEIVNLKNLCPPIGQIIVQCLNKNNISRTQEKIIYQTIGFLPQGRRLVHSLFQRMPDYNDKLVDLYLTRLKGTPLGCRRIHNITEYSGSYCYFEKSGEYLTPLLHLGFSPEQFKGRSEKTESLQQALENLKTAILIVERYIK, from the coding sequence ATGGCATCAACTAATGCAAAAAAGATTCTTTTAAAAAATGCTGATTACACCCTTCTTTCCAAAAAATTGGAAAATAAAATTATTGAAGGGGGCGATAAAAAAGAAATTGAAAGAATTTTAAAAAATAACTCCATTTTATCAGATCTTGATGAAGAAATGCTCATAAAATGGAGCGAGCTTGCAAGAATGAATTGCAGTATTGATGCCGCAGAAAAAATTTACAATTTTACTCATAACAAATTTCCAAAAAATTTTACAGCTTTTGAAAATCATATTGAAATGCTTTCCATTTTAAATGAAAAGGAAAAGCTTTTAAAAATAACAGCTCTTGCAAAACAAAACGGATTTAAAACCACCTCTGCTTTTTTTCAGATTGAGGAAAAAACAAATGAAATTGAACAAAGTTTTTATCCTTTGGAAAATTTAAGAAAAAATCAGGAGCTGATTAAATATTATTTCTCACTTTTTAAAGGAAGAACTGACGTTTTTGCAAGACAATGGCATTCAAAAGAAAAGCAGCAGCAAGGCTATGTTCCAGTAAGACAAATTCTTACAGAAGATGAAATTGAATCCCATATTTCAGGAAGAGAAAGCCTTGGTATTTATATTTTAAATTCAGACAATTCAGTAAATCTTGGTGTAATTGATATAGACTTAACAAAAGAAGTTCGTTCTCAAAACAAAAGAAAACTGATTGGTAAAATAAATCAGGAATCTCAATGGATGGTAAAAAGAATCAAAGAAATATCTGGAAAATATGGACTTAATCCTCTTTTGGAATTCAGCGGAGGCAAAGGATATCATTTTTGGTATTTTTTTAAAAATTCACCAAAAGCCGGAATTGTAAAAAAACTTCTTGAATCAATTACCAGTGAAATTAAAAATGACTTAACATATTTTAATTTAGAGGTATTTCCAAAACAAGATTATCTTTCAGGAAAAGGTTTGGGAAACCTTGTTAAACTTCCCCTTGGAATTCATAAAAAAACAGGTAAAAAATCCTATTTCCCTGAGTGCAAAAAAAGAGAAACCCAAAGTCAGCTTGAGTTTTTGAAAAAATATTCACCTCAGGAAATTGGAAACTTAAACATAAAAGAATCCAAAGCTGAAGTTAAAGATTTTCCCTTAAAAAAAAACTCTGAATTTCCTGAAATTGTAAACCTCAAAAACCTTTGTCCGCCAATAGGGCAAATTATTGTTCAATGTCTTAATAAAAACAATATTTCAAGAACCCAGGAAAAAATAATTTACCAGACAATTGGCTTTCTTCCCCAGGGAAGAAGGCTTGTTCATAGTTTGTTTCAAAGAATGCCTGATTATAATGACAAACTTGTTGATTTGTATCTTACAAGGCTTAAAGGAACTCCTCTTGGCTGTAGAAGAATACATAATATCACCGAATATTCTGGAAGTTACTGCTATTTTGAAAAATCAGGAGAATACCTTACTCCCCTGCTCCATCTTGGATTTTCCCCTGAACAATTTAAAGGAAGGTCTGAAAAAACTGAAAGTCTTCAGCAGGCTCTTGAAAATCTTAAAACTGCAATTTTAATAGTTGAAAGGTATATAAAATAA
- a CDS encoding tetratricopeptide repeat protein, translating to MGAKIVKKAESLSPANEIFEDEFVKLSDLKISQSSLKDSSIRISGQISELSFNNKWIEIIELFHPLNEKLPEFANTEFEADLRSKISFALNQLNRFDEAIIELKTALNSQPDRFIFHHNLAYTAYNSLYSAKNKDVFLRGNHKKERIELAKKHFQAAIAIKPDTITNFYRMGMLVKEFEGKPDKAINYFFSAVKNWENLLDEEKEKRHQEKKNYIKALYQLASVLLKSGKTNQPLLYLNKCIEYDNETNYLLPQNKFFALGKIYFAISDYQKAIKSLELAMEYSEKKQDYIVELLARTYFFSDKAEKGLKTINLLNSNYMKPYCRWTKADILSSLGKFDQAEELLTDKIESDMRSRHKTLIKLSRIRYLRGDFSKALEFAIDAHNFSKKTWNNNNAESIYLQAVCHFKLKNSDKAIRAMAKLKEVNPAYSKLSVLEDKFSSLVS from the coding sequence ATGGGTGCAAAAATTGTCAAAAAAGCAGAATCTCTAAGTCCTGCAAATGAAATTTTTGAAGATGAATTTGTAAAACTAAGTGATTTAAAAATCAGTCAGTCAAGTTTAAAAGATTCTTCAATAAGAATTTCAGGACAAATTTCAGAACTTTCATTCAACAATAAATGGATTGAAATAATTGAACTTTTCCATCCTTTAAATGAAAAACTTCCTGAATTTGCAAATACAGAGTTTGAAGCAGATTTAAGATCTAAAATTTCATTTGCTCTTAATCAACTCAATAGGTTTGATGAAGCAATCATTGAGCTTAAAACAGCATTAAATTCACAGCCTGACAGATTTATCTTTCATCATAATCTTGCTTATACAGCATACAATTCACTTTACAGTGCAAAAAACAAAGATGTTTTTTTAAGGGGGAATCATAAAAAAGAAAGAATTGAACTTGCAAAAAAACATTTTCAGGCTGCAATAGCAATTAAACCCGACACAATTACAAATTTCTACCGCATGGGAATGCTTGTAAAAGAATTTGAAGGAAAACCTGATAAAGCGATTAACTATTTTTTTTCGGCTGTAAAAAACTGGGAAAATCTTTTAGATGAAGAAAAAGAAAAAAGACATCAGGAAAAGAAAAACTATATAAAAGCTCTTTATCAATTAGCTTCTGTTCTTTTAAAATCAGGCAAAACAAATCAGCCTCTTTTGTATCTCAATAAGTGTATTGAATACGATAATGAAACAAATTATCTTTTACCTCAAAACAAATTCTTTGCCCTTGGGAAAATTTATTTTGCAATTTCAGATTATCAAAAAGCTATTAAAAGCCTTGAGCTTGCAATGGAATATTCTGAAAAAAAACAAGATTATATAGTTGAGCTTCTGGCAAGAACTTACTTTTTTTCTGATAAGGCTGAAAAAGGACTTAAAACAATAAATCTTTTAAATTCAAATTATATGAAGCCTTATTGCAGATGGACAAAAGCAGATATCTTATCTTCTCTTGGAAAGTTTGATCAGGCTGAAGAGCTTTTAACTGACAAAATTGAATCAGATATGAGATCAAGACATAAAACTTTGATAAAGCTTTCAAGAATAAGATATCTTCGAGGTGATTTTTCAAAAGCACTGGAATTTGCAATAGATGCACACAACTTTTCAAAAAAGACCTGGAATAACAATAATGCTGAGTCAATCTATCTTCAGGCAGTATGTCACTTTAAGCTTAAAAATTCAGACAAGGCAATAAGAGCAATGGCAAAACTTAAGGAAGTTAATCCTGCATATTCAAAGCTTTCTGTTCTTGAAGATAAATTTTCATCACTTGTAAGTTAA
- a CDS encoding phosphoesterase, with protein sequence MNSEKVLCIKRKNLPKEWIKNYLSLSILEDEFKNKINSFEVLYETRSKAEENFNLKQIIPYILIQNSKKTLTGIYKRKGSEKRLADLWSSGVGGHVNTNDKSKSVFSTIKNGMQRELSEEITGLPKKYSISFCGIINEEVTEVGKVHLGIVYKIISDDIKSFIPGEELNSFQFFKTSELKTLNMELWSSLALKL encoded by the coding sequence ATGAATAGTGAAAAAGTGTTGTGCATAAAAAGAAAGAATCTTCCAAAGGAATGGATTAAAAATTATCTAAGCCTGAGTATTCTGGAGGATGAATTTAAAAATAAAATAAATTCTTTTGAAGTTTTATATGAAACTAGAAGCAAGGCTGAAGAAAATTTTAATCTAAAACAGATAATTCCCTATATTTTAATTCAGAACTCTAAAAAAACGCTTACAGGTATTTATAAAAGAAAAGGAAGCGAAAAAAGACTTGCTGATTTATGGTCCTCTGGAGTTGGAGGACATGTAAATACCAATGACAAATCAAAGTCAGTTTTTAGTACAATCAAAAATGGAATGCAAAGAGAATTGTCCGAGGAAATCACAGGCCTACCAAAAAAATATTCTATTTCTTTTTGCGGAATTATCAATGAAGAAGTAACTGAAGTGGGTAAAGTTCATTTGGGAATTGTTTATAAAATAATTTCAGATGATATAAAAAGTTTTATTCCAGGCGAAGAGCTGAATTCTTTTCAGTTTTTTAAAACTTCAGAGTTAAAAACTCTGAACATGGAACTTTGGTCAAGTCTTGCTTTAAAGTTATAA
- a CDS encoding CRISPR-associated ring nuclease, with the protein MTNILLTTFGISWQIIPEIIGFTNPETINLYKNHKDILEIEEKRKKHNIKNINEIWMVGTGGQKTLNSLKTIVEWYDKLSKNKPGLKIWLVKNADDLTSEYEFRQMAETIHRITLLAYEKTKDKSLFLSLTGGRKTMSSDLQNSASFFGCKAMIHILDNFEIAKSLKDKNTDFFLSPLVKPFSNAFTPVITGQYQKNILLEIDPIIKSKDFFIKYPENSDPVFVEFDDKNYLIDEIEKRKKNATNLVFNYSSKLIQGENQTNFLALYTLPPELIGFLKNYKIGINKKNLKKDYNLLKKLPKTELHCHLGGVADAFELIEIAKELETELLFYKKVLDSFFEKAKKLIKSKEIVKLRKTYIPKKIRTALNNIPEPFITANFILLFKDHPELLEDFIYSDLKYESNFCGKGFSPYEKIGDLQGSGLLQHEKTLQKTCEILKRKANFHNIKYLELRCSPHNYTRGGMSPLLVYKTIENELNKLKNIEAGIIFIGSRHGKMSTIYSHVELAKSIAETDENTILKGFDLAGNEKAKKPSEIREAFLPLMEKCMHFTIHAGENMPAENIWEAVYHLSAERIGHGLTLKDNSSLMEKFLNSGTALEMCPSSNFQIVGYRDFLMDETKNHSDYPLKFYLDKGLKVTINTDNPGISKTDFTNEFLKAAKMTENGLSLWEIFILIRNGFKSAFADRQTKTKLIKNAENEILDLILKGDFNE; encoded by the coding sequence ATGACAAATATTTTACTAACAACTTTTGGAATTTCATGGCAGATAATCCCTGAAATCATAGGCTTTACAAACCCTGAAACAATAAATCTTTATAAAAATCATAAAGATATTTTAGAAATTGAAGAAAAAAGAAAAAAACATAATATAAAAAACATCAATGAAATCTGGATGGTTGGTACAGGTGGGCAAAAAACTCTTAATTCATTAAAAACAATTGTTGAGTGGTATGATAAATTAAGTAAAAATAAGCCTGGACTTAAAATCTGGCTTGTAAAAAATGCCGATGATCTGACTTCAGAATATGAATTCAGACAAATGGCAGAAACAATTCACAGAATCACCCTTCTTGCCTATGAAAAAACAAAAGACAAAAGTCTTTTTCTTTCTCTTACAGGAGGAAGAAAAACCATGAGTTCTGATTTGCAGAATTCAGCATCTTTTTTTGGATGCAAAGCAATGATTCATATTCTTGATAATTTTGAAATTGCTAAAAGTTTAAAAGATAAAAACACAGATTTTTTTCTTTCACCTCTGGTTAAGCCTTTTTCCAATGCTTTCACTCCTGTAATTACAGGCCAATACCAAAAAAACATACTTTTAGAAATAGACCCTATAATAAAATCCAAAGATTTTTTTATAAAATATCCAGAAAATTCAGATCCTGTTTTTGTAGAATTTGATGATAAAAATTATTTAATTGATGAAATTGAAAAAAGAAAGAAAAATGCAACCAATCTTGTTTTTAATTATAGTTCAAAGCTTATTCAGGGAGAAAATCAAACAAACTTTCTTGCACTTTATACCTTGCCTCCTGAACTTATAGGTTTTTTGAAAAATTATAAAATTGGAATTAATAAAAAGAATTTAAAAAAAGATTATAATCTTTTAAAAAAACTTCCTAAAACAGAACTTCACTGTCACTTAGGAGGTGTTGCAGATGCTTTTGAACTTATTGAAATTGCAAAAGAATTAGAAACAGAACTTCTTTTTTACAAAAAAGTTCTGGACTCCTTTTTTGAAAAAGCAAAAAAGCTTATAAAATCAAAAGAAATTGTTAAGTTAAGAAAAACCTATATTCCCAAAAAAATAAGAACAGCTTTAAACAATATTCCTGAACCTTTTATAACTGCAAATTTTATTCTTCTTTTTAAAGATCATCCTGAGCTTTTGGAAGATTTTATTTATTCTGATCTAAAATACGAAAGCAATTTCTGTGGAAAAGGTTTTTCTCCTTATGAAAAAATTGGAGATTTGCAGGGTTCAGGGCTTTTGCAACATGAAAAAACATTACAAAAAACCTGTGAAATTTTAAAAAGAAAAGCAAATTTTCATAATATAAAATATTTGGAATTAAGATGTTCACCCCACAATTATACCAGAGGAGGAATGAGTCCTCTTTTGGTATATAAAACAATAGAAAATGAATTAAATAAATTAAAAAACATTGAAGCAGGAATTATTTTTATTGGAAGCCGTCACGGAAAAATGAGCACAATTTACAGCCATGTCGAGCTTGCAAAAAGTATTGCTGAAACTGATGAAAATACAATTTTAAAAGGCTTTGATTTGGCAGGAAATGAAAAAGCAAAAAAACCTTCAGAAATAAGGGAAGCTTTTTTACCTTTAATGGAAAAATGTATGCATTTTACAATTCATGCCGGTGAAAACATGCCTGCAGAAAATATCTGGGAAGCAGTATATCATTTAAGTGCAGAAAGAATTGGACATGGACTTACCTTAAAAGACAATAGCTCTCTTATGGAAAAATTTTTAAATTCTGGAACTGCTCTTGAAATGTGCCCTTCCAGTAATTTTCAAATAGTTGGTTATAGAGATTTTTTAATGGATGAAACAAAAAATCATTCTGATTATCCCCTTAAATTTTATCTAGATAAAGGTCTTAAAGTAACTATAAACACTGACAATCCTGGTATTTCTAAAACTGATTTTACAAATGAATTTTTAAAAGCTGCAAAAATGACAGAAAACGGGCTTTCACTTTGGGAAATTTTTATACTAATAAGAAATGGTTTTAAATCTGCCTTTGCTGATAGACAAACAAAAACAAAACTTATTAAAAATGCAGAAAATGAAATTTTAGATTTAATATTAAAAGGTGATTTCAATGAATAG